In one window of Spiroplasma corruscae DNA:
- a CDS encoding ATP-binding cassette domain-containing protein codes for MISLNEIGKKYGKKTVLDGITFNINKGENIAIIGANGSGKSTLIEIICGIQKQSSGSIEYTDEISKVVGIQFQEGNWPPKTRAIDLIKFFKGRNWKKDEYVNDIFNIFEISEILKIDINKLSLGQRQRLNCFIAIIDNPTFIVIDELITGLDLKVHLKLIKYFEKIKNKTDKTLLIVSHIPDEIEVLCDRIIVLKDGKLCDDITLKEVFRTKKSIKNYLESYFGEDIEEVIANDKVEKNI; via the coding sequence ATGATTAGTTTAAATGAAATTGGAAAAAAGTATGGTAAAAAAACAGTTTTAGATGGTATTACATTTAATATTAATAAAGGTGAAAACATTGCAATAATTGGGGCAAATGGTTCAGGTAAGTCAACTTTAATAGAGATTATTTGTGGTATTCAAAAACAATCTTCTGGTAGTATTGAATATACTGATGAAATATCTAAAGTAGTTGGAATTCAATTTCAAGAAGGTAATTGACCGCCAAAAACTAGAGCAATTGATCTTATAAAATTTTTCAAAGGAAGAAATTGAAAGAAAGATGAATATGTAAATGATATTTTTAATATCTTTGAAATATCTGAAATATTAAAGATAGATATTAATAAGTTATCTTTAGGTCAAAGACAGAGATTAAATTGTTTTATAGCAATTATTGATAATCCAACATTTATTGTTATTGATGAATTAATAACTGGGTTGGATTTAAAAGTTCATCTAAAACTAATAAAATATTTTGAAAAAATAAAAAATAAAACTGATAAAACATTATTAATTGTTTCTCATATTCCAGATGAGATTGAAGTTTTATGTGACAGAATTATTGTTTTAAAAGATGGTAAGTTGTGCGATGATATTACTTTAAAAGAGGTTTTTAGAACTAAAAAAAGTATAAAAAATTATTTAGAAAGTTATTTTGGAGAAGATATTGAAGAGGTAATTGCTAATGATAAAGTTGAAAAAAACATATAA
- a CDS encoding polysaccharide deacetylase family protein yields MKLSYKKKLFKIIPYISMCLILITFFISFMLFQIKSDKKYVVNKLESQSKVCMLTFDDGPSLENDTDILNILIQYNVVGTFFYVGGNIENNKSDIKPLFDKILANGSYIGNHTYSHSKYVMKSEKLVDEINKTNELIRNTSSELINASIPIRMPYLQFYSGIDDALTKLNQDKLIGGYLSGDWDFTKYGKDEIIKRYLNNVEKKNILIMHSNEFVKEYLPELIEKLIDKGYNFATFNNKSEKYYMNYGDLAF; encoded by the coding sequence ATGAAACTTAGTTATAAAAAAAAGTTATTCAAAATTATTCCTTATATTTCAATGTGTTTAATATTAATAACATTCTTTATTTCTTTTATGTTATTTCAAATAAAGAGTGATAAAAAATATGTTGTTAATAAGTTGGAATCACAATCTAAAGTTTGTATGCTTACATTTGATGATGGACCTTCATTAGAAAATGATACAGATATTTTAAATATATTAATTCAATATAATGTTGTAGGTACATTTTTTTATGTTGGCGGTAATATAGAAAATAATAAAAGTGATATAAAACCATTGTTTGATAAGATACTAGCAAACGGGTCATATATTGGAAATCATACATATTCTCATAGTAAGTATGTTATGAAATCAGAAAAATTAGTTGATGAAATAAATAAAACTAATGAATTAATAAGAAATACTTCAAGTGAACTTATAAATGCTTCCATTCCAATTAGAATGCCATATTTACAGTTTTATTCTGGGATAGATGATGCATTAACAAAACTTAATCAGGATAAATTGATAGGTGGTTATTTAAGCGGTGATTGAGATTTTACAAAGTATGGTAAAGATGAAATTATTAAAAGATATTTAAATAATGTAGAGAAAAAAAATATCTTGATAATGCATTCAAATGAGTTTGTTAAAGAATATTTACCTGAATTAATTGAAAAACTTATTGATAAAGGCTATAATTTTGCAACATTTAATAACAAAAGTGAAAAATATTATATGAATTATGGAGATCTAGCATTCTAA
- a CDS encoding lipoprotein produces the protein MKKLLGILTSISMVVTTSSTVISCGNDNSSKEESKTTIVGIDNQELDVNIEKILQVKVNNPKVDSVISVENSNDEIATVISSMDKDAEKKGEFNLTINTKEAGTTQVKVKYGDVDTSFSITVIKQLEYKEGKTDSDIISYLQTAEEIEITNIINDNSDEKKALQISDKKLSVSYEDTAKLTENPTEEENVTYEIDGFEGSMIYMTEPQSRSIEPFNSFTTKFNEIFKDAENFKSNYDKSDFTGSGHIVTIKGTKGANTFDLFIYKFDLSQTTSNNKTIKKSISTKIFSKKITIS, from the coding sequence ATGAAAAAATTATTAGGAATTTTAACATCAATAAGTATGGTTGTTACTACTAGTTCAACTGTTATTTCTTGTGGGAATGATAATAGTTCAAAAGAAGAAAGTAAGACTACAATAGTCGGAATAGATAATCAAGAATTAGATGTAAACATTGAAAAAATATTGCAAGTTAAAGTAAATAATCCAAAAGTAGACTCAGTTATTAGTGTTGAAAACTCAAACGATGAAATAGCAACAGTAATAAGTAGTATGGATAAAGATGCTGAGAAAAAAGGGGAATTTAATTTAACAATTAATACAAAAGAAGCTGGAACTACGCAAGTTAAAGTAAAGTATGGTGATGTTGATACTAGTTTTTCAATAACAGTTATTAAACAATTAGAATATAAAGAAGGTAAAACAGATTCTGATATAATCAGTTATTTACAAACAGCTGAAGAAATTGAAATTACTAATATAATAAATGATAATAGTGATGAAAAAAAAGCACTTCAAATAAGTGACAAAAAACTATCAGTTAGTTATGAAGATACTGCTAAACTAACTGAAAATCCTACAGAAGAAGAAAATGTAACATATGAAATAGATGGTTTTGAGGGAAGTATGATTTATATGACAGAACCACAATCAAGATCAATCGAACCTTTCAATTCATTTACAACTAAATTTAATGAAATTTTTAAAGATGCAGAAAATTTTAAATCTAATTATGATAAAAGTGATTTTACTGGTAGTGGGCATATTGTGACAATTAAAGGTACAAAAGGAGCAAATACATTTGATTTATTTATCTATAAATTTGATCTAAGTCAAACAACCTCAAATAATAAAACTATTAAAAAAAGTATTAGTACTAAAATTTTCAGTAAAAAAATAACAATATCATAA